The genomic DNA TCCCATCACGCTCGTCGAATTCCTCAAGCACGCCGACGAGCTGGTCGCCTTCCCGGACATCGCCGTCGGCTGCGACGGCCCGGTGATGTCCTGCGTGATCGTCTCCCAGGTCCCCCTGGACCAGCTCGACGGCGCCCGCGTCGCCCTCGGCTCGACCTCGCGCACCTCCGTGCGCCTCGCCCAGCTGCTGCTGGCCGAGCAGGTCGGCGTGCAGCCCTCGTACTACACCTGCCCGCCGGACCTCCCCCTGATGATGCGGGAGGCCGACGCCGCCGTCCTCATCGGCGACGCGGCGCTGCGCGCCAACCTGAGCGAGGGCCCGAAGTTCGGGCTCGAGGTGCACGACCTGGGCGCCATGTGGAAGAAGTGGACGGGGCTGCCGTTCGTCTTCGCCGTGTGGGCCGCCCGCCGCGACTACCTGGAGCGCGAGCCGGTCGTCACCCGCAAGGTGCACGAGGCCTTCCTCTCGTCCCGGGACCTCTCCCTCGACGAGGTCGGCAAGGTCGCCGAACAGGCCGCGCGCTGGGAGGCCTTCGACCAGGCCGTCCTGGAGCGGTACTTCACCACCCTCGACTTCCGCTTCGGCGCCGCGCAGCTGAAGGCGGTCGCGGAGTTCGCGCGCCGCGTCGGCCCGACGACCGGCTTCTCCGCGGACGTGAACGTGGACCTGCTGACGCCCTGAGAACCGCCCGCGCGTCGCGTACGGCACTACCCTGCTCAGGGAGTGCGGAGCCGGAGCGTACGGGGGAGGGGTGGCGCCATGCAGCCGCTCGAAGTCGGCGAACCCACGGTCGTGGGGCCCTACCGGCTGCTCGGCCGGCTCGGCTCCGGCGGTATGGGCCGCGTCTATCTGGGGCGCAGTACGGGCGGCCGCACGGTCGCGGTCAAGATCGTGCACCCGCACTTCGCCCTCGACGAGGAGTTCCGCGCCCGCTTCCGGCGCGAGGTGGAGGCGGCGCGCCGGGTCGGCGGCGCCTGGACCGCGCCGGTGCTCGACGCCGACCCGGAGGCGTCCGTGCCCTGGGTCGCGACCGGGTACGCGGCGGGTCCCTCGCTGGCCGCCGCCGTCACCGACGGCGGACCGCTGCCCACCCATTCCGTACGGGCCCTGGGCGCCGGACTCGCGGAGGCGCTGTCGGCGGTGCACGGACTGGGCCTCGTCCACCGGGACGTGAAGCCCTCGAACGTGCTCCTCACCCTCGACGGGCCCCTGCTCATCGACTTCGGTATCGCCCGCGCCACCGACGGCACGGCCTCCCTGACCTCCACGGGCGTCTCCGTCGGCTCGCCCGGCTACATGTCGCCCGAGCAGATCCTCGGCAAGGGGATCGCGGGCGCGGCGGACGTCTTCTCGCTGGGCGCGGTCCTGGCGTACGCGGGAACCGGCGCACCTCCCTTCCCCGGCGACTCCTCGGCCTCGCTCCTCTACAAGGTCGTGCACGAGGAGCCCGAACTCGGCTCGCTGGAGGGGGAGTTGCGGGAGCTGGTCGCCCACTGCCTGGCCAAGGACCCGGACGGGCGGCCCGGCCCCGCCGAGGTGGCCGAGCGGCTCGCCCCGCAGGGCGCGGCCCGGCTGGTCACGGGCGGCTGGCTGCCGGGACCCCTGGTGGAGCAGGTCAGCCGCAGCGCCGTGCAGCTGCTGAACCTGGACGTGGCGGGGGCGGCGGAGGCGGTGCCCTCGGGGCCCGTGGAGTTCAGCACTCCTTCGGTGCGGCCGCCGACCGGTGTCTTCGGACCGCCGCCCGACCTGGCCACGCCCGCCTATATGCCGGCGCCCCGCCCCGCGGAGGCGCAGCCGCGCCCCGAGCCGCAGCCGCAACCACAGCCGCAACCGCAGTCACAGCCGCCCGCGCAGCCGCAGGACGCCGTGCCGGGAGTGCCGCTGGCCGTCGCCCCCGAGTCCGGGCCGCCCGGCAGGGTCTCGGTGAGCGTGGCCGCGACCTCGGCGCCCGGAACCGGTGGCCGGGGGCGCCGGGTGAGTTGCACGGTCGCGCTGGCTGTCGCGGGCGCGCTGGCGACCGTGACCGTGGGGTCCGCGTTCCTCTTCGGCCTGCTGGAGGGCGGGGATTCGAGCGGCGGCGACAGCAGCGGGAGCGCGGACAGTCCGCCCGCCGCGACCGCGAGCGCCAGCCGGTCGGACCCCGGTGACGGGGCGGACGGTGCCGTCCCCAAGTCCTACCTGGGCACCTGGGAGGGCGACGCCCTCGCCCTGGGCGGCACACTGCCCGCGGGCACGTTCCGCGTGACCATCGGCGAGGCCGCCGTCGGCAAGGAGATCGGCACCTTCCGGTCGACCGATCAGCTCGGCGGCACCTGCGACGACGTACTCCTTCTCAAGAAGGCCACGGCGCAGCAGCTCGTCGCCACGAGCGTGGCCAAGGACACCAACCCCTCGACGTGCACGACCGGGAGGCACGAGGTGCGGCTGACGCCCGTCGGGGACGACCTCAGCTACGAGACGGACAATCAGGCGGCCGGGAATCCGACATCACGGATGTCGAAGGTCAAGTAGTCGGCGGGGGAGGGCCGTTCGGGGCCTGCCGGCGGAAGTACGCGGCCAGGCCGCCGGCCAGCAGGGCCGTGCCGGTCACGGTCGCGGCGAGGCCCACGGCCCACACGTAGGGGTACTGCGTGTGGACCCAGCAGGCGCCGCCCTCGCGGTAGCAGTCGTACCCGCGGTGGCGTTTCTTCGGCACGAACGCCGCGAAGACCACGAGGAGCAGCAGCGCCGACAGCGCCGCACCGGCCAGGGCCGACGCGGACCAGCCGAGCGAACGGGCCCTGCTCCGACGCCAGTTCACCCGGCCGAACGACGTGAGCGCGGCGGCCGCGGCCCACGGCAGCAGCACGCCCACGGTGGCCGCGAAGCCGTACCCCCCGCCGGGCCAGCCGGGAGCCGTGCCGCGCCAGATGTCCGGCCCCCAGGCCCGGTCCGCGACGGCGAATCCGATCAGCAGCGCGGCCACGGCCAGAGCGACCGCACAGCCCAGTACCGTCTCCCGCTTCGACCCCCGGGACCCTCGCACGGGCCCGCGGTCGCGCACATGCGCGTAGCGGAGTGCGGCACCCGCCGCCTTCCGCCGCTTCGGCCGTGCCGATCCGCCCACGCGTCCCGCCCCTCCCCGTCCCACGGCGACGGCCGCCGCCGGTGACCCATGCTGACGAAATCCGCGCCCTCCCCGCAATGTGATCCGCTCCGTAAGGTGTCGGCGTGGACGTGGACTTCGATGTCTGGCTGACCGGCCCTGCCGCTCTGTGGGGTGCGGCGGCGGGTCTGCTCGTGCCCCGGGCCGCGTATCGCCTCTGCGTGGAACCCGACGAGCCGTGGCGCGACCGGTGTCCGCGGGGGCACCCGATCACCGGTGGCCCCGGCGGCTGGCTCGGACGGGCGCGGTGCCCGGACGGCACGGTGTACGGGCCCTCCGCCGTCCTCGTCTGCGCCGCCACCGCCCTGGTCTGCGCGGCCCTCGCCCTCGCCACCGGCACCCGCCCCGAACTGGCCGTCTGGCTGCTGCTCGCGCCCCTCGCCGTGCTGCTGACGATCGTGGACTTCCGGGTGCAGCGGCTGCCGGACGTGCTCACGCTCCCGCTCGCGGGTGCCGCGGCCGCCCTGCTGGGCGTGGCCGCGCTCGCGCCCGAGCACGCGGGGGAGTGGCTGACCGCGCTGCTCGGGGCGCTCGCGCTCGGCGGCGCGTACTTCGTCCTCTTCCTCGTCAACCCGAACGGCATGGGCTTCGGCGACGTCAAACTGGCGCTGGGGCTCGGGGCGGTGCTCGGCTGGTACGGGTGGAGCACGGTCGTCCTGGGCACGTTCGCCGGGTTCCTGTTCGGCGGGCTGTACGGGCTGGGGCTCGTGGCCTCGCGGCGGGCCGGGCGCAGGACGTCGATCCCGTTCGGGCCGTTTCTGATCGCGGGGGCGTTCGTGGGGCTGCTGATCGGGGCTTACACCAGTTAGTGCCGCTCACGTGGGGCAGCGCTGCTCGCACCCGCTAGCGCTGCCTGACGTCGGGTGGCGGACGGCCCTGGCGTAGGCTGGTTCGGACTGTCCACAACCCTTACGAAAGGGACGCTCCGGTGACCGAGAAGGCCGACCTTCAGTCCGTCCTCGACCGTGCCGCCGCGGGCGGGCGGATCACCCCCGAGGAGGCGCTCGACCTCTACCGGGACGCCCCGCTGCACGCGCTGGGCGCCGCCGCCGACGCCGTACGCCGGCGGAGGTACGCAGGGACCGAGCACATCGCCACGTACATCATCGAGCGGAACATCAACTACACGAACGTGTGCGTCACGGCGTGCAAGTTCTGCGCCTTCTACGCGGCCCCCAAGGACACGGCCAAGGGCTGGACCCGCGACCTCGACGACATCCTGCGCCGCTGCGCGGAGACCGTCGAACTCGGCGGCACGCAGATCATGTTCCAGGGCGGACACCACCCCGACTACGGCGTCGAGTACTACGAGAAGCACTTCGCCGCGATCAAGGAAGCCTTCCCGCAGCTGGTCATCCACTCCCTCGGCGCGTCCGAGGTCGAGCACATGGCCCGGATCTCCGGCGTCTCCGTCGAGGAGGCGATCCAGCGCATCCACACCGCCGGCCTCGACTCCTTCGCGGGCGCGGGCGCGGAGCTCCTGCCCGAGCGGCCCCGCAAGGCGATCGCCCCCCTCAAGGAGTCCGGGGAGCGCTGGCTGGAGATCATGGAGACGGCGCACCGGCTGGGGGTCGAGTCGACGTCCACCATGCTGATGGGCACGGGCGAGACCAACGCCGAGCGCATCGAGCACCTGCGGATGATCCGTGACGTACAGGACCGGACGGGCGGCTTCCGGGCCTTCATCCCGTACACGTACCAGCCGGAGAACAACCACCTCAAGGGCCGTACGCAGGCCACGCTCTTCGAGTACCTGCGGATGATCGCCATCGCCCGCCTCTTCTTCGACAACGTGGCCCACATCCAGGGCTCGTGGCTGACCACCGGCAAGGAGGTCGGCCAGCTCTCCCTGCACTACGGCGCGGACGACCTCGGCTCGATCATGCTGGAGGAGAACGTCGTCTCCTCGGCCGGCGCCAAGCACCGCTCGAACCGCATGGAGATCATCGACCTGATCCGCAAGGCGGGACGGGTGCCGGCCCAGCGCGCGACGACGTACGAGCACCTCGTCGTGCACGACGACCCGGCGAACGACCCGGTCGACGAGCGGGTCATGTCCCACATCTCGTCGACGGCGATCGAGGGCGGAACGGCGCACCCCGAGCTGAAGCTCCTCACCTCCAACTAGCGTCCCGGTGCTGACCATTCACGCCGCCGACGAACTGCGGTACACGTGGGACGACCCGGAGCCGGTCAAGGACGGCGCCGTCGCCGTGCAGGGCGTCCGGGTCGCCGCCACGGGGTCACTGGCCGAGCTCCAGGAGCGGTTCCCGGGGGCTCGTGTACGGCGCTGGCCCGGTGTCCTCGGGCCCGCCCGCGTCCACGAGGGCCCGCTCCCGGACGCGCCGACACCGCGTGAACGCGTTCACGCGGTGCTGAAGCTGGGCGCGGTGGCCGTGCTGGAGGAGTACGCCGGTACGCCCGAACTCCGGGCAGCCGCCGAGCGGAACGACGTCGTCGTCCTGTCCCGCGGCCGGCGCACGGCGATCGTCGACATGGGCCGCGCCGACCTCGCGGTCTTCGACGGGGCGGGCGCGTGCATCGCCACGGTGTGCGCCGGGCGCCTGGTCCACCGCCGCCGTTAGGGTCCCTCCGGCGGGCGGCCACGGGGCCCGGTCACCCCGCGAACGCCTCGGCGAACGCGCCGCTCGTCTGCTTCACCCCGCTGCAGTCGGTCGCCGCGTCGTTCGACTTCGAGCCGTCGTCACACTGCTGGTCCCGGAACGTCGACCACATCGACACCCACGCCACGCCCTTCTCCTCTGCGAACGACCGCACCTGGGCCGCGTCCGCGAGCGTGAACGTCTCGTTGTCGACGTCGTTGACACCGATCATCGAGGTCAGGGCGAGGCCCTGCCAGGCGCCCTTGCTCGACAGCCCGAACACGTCCGCCAGTTGGTCGTGGGCCGCCTCGGCCGAGGTGAGGGCGTAGTCGCCCATGTCGCCGTCGTACGAACTGCCGTAGTTCATCGTCATGATGTTGACGGTGGCGACCTGTACGGAGTTGTCGTTCGCGGACTCCAGCAGGGCGATGCTGTCGTCGTCCAGGCCCGCGGGCATGACCGGCAGCGTGAAGGAGACG from Streptomyces avermitilis MA-4680 = NBRC 14893 includes the following:
- a CDS encoding imidazolonepropionase-like domain-containing protein, whose translation is MLTIHAADELRYTWDDPEPVKDGAVAVQGVRVAATGSLAELQERFPGARVRRWPGVLGPARVHEGPLPDAPTPRERVHAVLKLGAVAVLEEYAGTPELRAAAERNDVVVLSRGRRTAIVDMGRADLAVFDGAGACIATVCAGRLVHRRR
- a CDS encoding prepilin peptidase, which codes for MDVDFDVWLTGPAALWGAAAGLLVPRAAYRLCVEPDEPWRDRCPRGHPITGGPGGWLGRARCPDGTVYGPSAVLVCAATALVCAALALATGTRPELAVWLLLAPLAVLLTIVDFRVQRLPDVLTLPLAGAAAALLGVAALAPEHAGEWLTALLGALALGGAYFVLFLVNPNGMGFGDVKLALGLGAVLGWYGWSTVVLGTFAGFLFGGLYGLGLVASRRAGRRTSIPFGPFLIAGAFVGLLIGAYTS
- the mqnC gene encoding cyclic dehypoxanthinyl futalosine synthase; this translates as MTEKADLQSVLDRAAAGGRITPEEALDLYRDAPLHALGAAADAVRRRRYAGTEHIATYIIERNINYTNVCVTACKFCAFYAAPKDTAKGWTRDLDDILRRCAETVELGGTQIMFQGGHHPDYGVEYYEKHFAAIKEAFPQLVIHSLGASEVEHMARISGVSVEEAIQRIHTAGLDSFAGAGAELLPERPRKAIAPLKESGERWLEIMETAHRLGVESTSTMLMGTGETNAERIEHLRMIRDVQDRTGGFRAFIPYTYQPENNHLKGRTQATLFEYLRMIAIARLFFDNVAHIQGSWLTTGKEVGQLSLHYGADDLGSIMLEENVVSSAGAKHRSNRMEIIDLIRKAGRVPAQRATTYEHLVVHDDPANDPVDERVMSHISSTAIEGGTAHPELKLLTSN
- a CDS encoding menaquinone biosynthetic enzyme MqnA/MqnD family protein, with the protein product MDNSRTRPRVGHIQFLNCLPLYWGLARTGTLLDFELTKDTPEKLSEKLVRGDLDIGPITLVEFLKHADELVAFPDIAVGCDGPVMSCVIVSQVPLDQLDGARVALGSTSRTSVRLAQLLLAEQVGVQPSYYTCPPDLPLMMREADAAVLIGDAALRANLSEGPKFGLEVHDLGAMWKKWTGLPFVFAVWAARRDYLEREPVVTRKVHEAFLSSRDLSLDEVGKVAEQAARWEAFDQAVLERYFTTLDFRFGAAQLKAVAEFARRVGPTTGFSADVNVDLLTP
- a CDS encoding serine/threonine-protein kinase; its protein translation is MQPLEVGEPTVVGPYRLLGRLGSGGMGRVYLGRSTGGRTVAVKIVHPHFALDEEFRARFRREVEAARRVGGAWTAPVLDADPEASVPWVATGYAAGPSLAAAVTDGGPLPTHSVRALGAGLAEALSAVHGLGLVHRDVKPSNVLLTLDGPLLIDFGIARATDGTASLTSTGVSVGSPGYMSPEQILGKGIAGAADVFSLGAVLAYAGTGAPPFPGDSSASLLYKVVHEEPELGSLEGELRELVAHCLAKDPDGRPGPAEVAERLAPQGAARLVTGGWLPGPLVEQVSRSAVQLLNLDVAGAAEAVPSGPVEFSTPSVRPPTGVFGPPPDLATPAYMPAPRPAEAQPRPEPQPQPQPQPQSQPPAQPQDAVPGVPLAVAPESGPPGRVSVSVAATSAPGTGGRGRRVSCTVALAVAGALATVTVGSAFLFGLLEGGDSSGGDSSGSADSPPAATASASRSDPGDGADGAVPKSYLGTWEGDALALGGTLPAGTFRVTIGEAAVGKEIGTFRSTDQLGGTCDDVLLLKKATAQQLVATSVAKDTNPSTCTTGRHEVRLTPVGDDLSYETDNQAAGNPTSRMSKVK